From Caretta caretta isolate rCarCar2 chromosome 14, rCarCar1.hap1, whole genome shotgun sequence, the proteins below share one genomic window:
- the LOC142068980 gene encoding LOW QUALITY PROTEIN: olfactory receptor 6B1-like (The sequence of the model RefSeq protein was modified relative to this genomic sequence to represent the inferred CDS: inserted 2 bases in 1 codon) yields the protein MADCRNQTAITEFFLLGFGDLPDLKILLFLMFLVIYMATVVGNTLIVVLVVADQHLHSPMYFFLGNLSCVETCYTSAIVPRMLASLLTGDKTISVSGCIIQLYFFGSLVATECYLLAAMSYDRYLAICKPLHYSTLMNIRFSFQLAAGSWFNGFLALTIFVLFLSQLIFCGPNEIDYFYCDPLPLIELSCSDTHLVILVDFILACVFTLPPFLLTVTSYMCIIATILRIPSTTGRQKAFSTCSSHLIVVTIFYGTLMIVYMLPKHGTLRDLNKVLPLCYTVLTPLVNPLIYSLRNREVKEALRKAVSKXVAFAKTCGDSEIIT from the coding sequence ATGGCAGACTGCAGAAACCAAACAGCCATCACTGAATTCTTCCTCCTGGGATTCGGGGATCTCCCTGACCTGAAAATTCTTCTCTTCCTAATGTTCCTAGTGATCTACATGGCAACCGTGGTTGGGAACACCCTCATTGTGGTGCTCGTTGTGGCTGACCAGCATCTTCAcagccccatgtacttcttcctggggaattTGTCCTGCGTAGAGACCTGCTACACCTCAGCCATCGTGCCCCggatgctggccagtctcctgactggggacaaaACCATCTCAGTCAGTGGCTGCATCATACAACTGTATTTCTTTGGGTCTCTGGTGGCTACAGAATGCTATCTCCTAGCAGCGatgtcttatgatcggtatttagCGATATGTAAACCCCTGCACTATTCAACTCTTATGAATATCAGGTTTTCCTTCCAGTTGGCTGCTGGCTCCTGGTTTAATGGTTTTTTGGCTCTTACCATCTTTGTCTTATTCCTATCACAGTTAATATTCTGTGGCCCAAATGAAATTGACTATTTCTATTGTGATCCCCTCCCACTGATAGAGCTCTCCTGCAGTGACACACACCTGGTCATATTGGTGGATTTCATACTAGCCTGTGTATTCACCCTGCCTCCATTCCTACTAACCGTGACGTCCTACATGTGCATCATCgccaccatcctgagaatcccttccaccaccgggaggcaaaaggccttttccacgtgctcctctcacctcattgtggtgaCAATTTTCTATGGAACCCTAATGATTGTCTACATGCTACCGAAACATGGTACACTGAGAGACCTAAACAAAGTGCTCCCTCTTTGCTACACGGTCCTGACTCCCCTGGTAAACCCCCttatctacagcctgagaaacagagaggtcAAG